The Vibrio chagasii genome includes a region encoding these proteins:
- the parC gene encoding DNA topoisomerase IV subunit A, with protein sequence MSNEITFDGVEQLPMRKFTEDAYLNYSMYVIMDRALPYIGDGLKPVQRRIIYAMSELGLSAASKYKKSARTVGDVLGKYHPHGDSACYEAMVLMAQPFSYRYPLVDGQGNWGAPDDPKSFAAMRYTEAKLSKFAEVLLGELGQGTVEWQPNFDGTMKEPQMLPARLPHILLNGITGIAVGMATDIPPHNVREIADATIKLIDSPKAELSDIMESVQGPDYPTEAEIISPKSDIEKIYKTGRGSIKMRAVWHKEGSDIVITALPHQVSGAKLLEQIANQMRAKKLPMVDDLRDESDHENPTRIVVVPRSNRIDCDQLMSHLFASTDLEKNFRVNLNMIGLDNRPQVKGLVQILKEWIEFRRTTVRRRLQHRLDKVLARLHILEGLLVAYLNLDEVIEIIRTEDDPKAVLMERFGITEIQADAILDTKLRHLAKLEEMKIRGEQDELEKEREKLEKLLGSERRLNTLIKKEIQADADKYGDDRRSPLVERAEAKAMTERDLVPSEPITVVLSEKGWIRHAKGHEVDAEGLNYKSGDKFLASAKGKSNQQAVFLGSDGRSYSLESHSLPSARSQGEPITGRLNISAGTSIRQVVMGEDEQLWLVGSDAGYGFVCKGSDLLSKNKSGKALVNLPQSSEVMAPSPIADLESNQILAITNQGRMLLFPIKDLPQLSKGKGNKIINIPSAKAKEREEFVSHLMAIPENATLTIYAGKRKLGLKPADLENFRGERGRRGGLLPRGLQRVTRIDIEEPSES encoded by the coding sequence ATGTCTAACGAAATTACATTTGATGGCGTTGAACAATTGCCAATGCGCAAGTTCACCGAAGACGCCTACTTAAACTACTCAATGTACGTGATCATGGATCGTGCATTGCCTTATATTGGTGACGGTCTTAAGCCTGTACAGCGTCGTATTATTTATGCGATGTCTGAGCTTGGTCTATCTGCCGCTTCGAAATATAAAAAATCAGCACGTACCGTTGGTGACGTACTAGGTAAGTATCACCCACACGGTGATTCTGCATGTTACGAAGCCATGGTACTGATGGCACAGCCGTTCTCTTACCGCTACCCATTGGTAGATGGTCAAGGTAACTGGGGTGCTCCCGATGACCCGAAATCATTCGCAGCGATGCGTTATACCGAAGCGAAACTGTCTAAGTTTGCTGAGGTACTGCTTGGTGAATTAGGCCAAGGCACGGTTGAGTGGCAACCAAACTTTGATGGCACGATGAAAGAGCCACAAATGTTGCCCGCGCGTCTGCCTCATATTCTACTCAACGGTATTACTGGTATCGCGGTAGGTATGGCGACAGATATCCCACCACATAACGTGCGTGAGATTGCTGATGCGACGATTAAGCTAATCGATAGCCCGAAAGCTGAGCTATCAGACATCATGGAAAGCGTCCAAGGCCCTGATTATCCAACAGAAGCTGAGATTATTTCTCCGAAGTCGGATATCGAAAAGATCTACAAAACGGGTCGTGGCAGCATCAAGATGCGTGCGGTTTGGCACAAAGAAGGCTCTGATATTGTTATCACAGCTCTGCCTCACCAAGTATCGGGCGCTAAGCTACTTGAGCAAATCGCTAACCAGATGCGCGCTAAGAAGCTGCCAATGGTTGATGACTTGCGCGATGAATCCGATCACGAGAACCCAACTCGTATCGTAGTGGTGCCTCGTTCGAATCGTATCGATTGTGATCAACTGATGAGTCACCTGTTTGCTTCGACAGATCTTGAGAAGAACTTCCGTGTTAACTTGAACATGATTGGCTTAGACAATCGCCCTCAAGTTAAAGGCCTAGTTCAAATTCTGAAAGAGTGGATTGAGTTCCGTCGCACAACGGTTCGCCGTCGTCTGCAACACCGTTTAGATAAAGTACTAGCTCGCCTACACATCTTGGAAGGTTTGCTGGTTGCTTACCTCAACCTTGATGAAGTAATTGAGATCATCCGAACTGAGGATGACCCTAAAGCGGTTCTAATGGAGCGCTTTGGTATTACGGAAATTCAAGCTGACGCTATCCTTGATACTAAACTTCGTCACCTTGCTAAGCTGGAAGAGATGAAAATCCGCGGCGAGCAAGATGAACTAGAGAAAGAGCGTGAGAAGCTAGAGAAGCTACTGGGCTCTGAGCGTCGTCTAAACACACTTATCAAGAAAGAAATTCAAGCTGACGCCGATAAATACGGTGATGACCGTCGTTCTCCATTAGTTGAACGTGCTGAAGCAAAAGCGATGACTGAGCGTGATTTGGTACCTAGCGAACCAATTACTGTTGTGCTGTCTGAGAAAGGTTGGATTCGTCATGCGAAAGGGCATGAGGTTGACGCCGAAGGCTTGAACTACAAATCGGGTGATAAATTCCTAGCGAGCGCTAAAGGTAAGAGTAATCAACAAGCGGTGTTCCTTGGTAGTGATGGCAGAAGTTACTCCCTTGAGTCTCATTCATTACCATCTGCGCGAAGTCAAGGTGAGCCGATTACCGGTCGCTTGAACATAAGCGCAGGCACCTCTATTCGCCAAGTGGTGATGGGAGAAGATGAACAGCTATGGTTAGTTGGCTCTGATGCTGGTTACGGCTTTGTTTGTAAGGGTAGCGATCTGCTGTCTAAGAACAAGAGCGGTAAAGCTCTGGTTAACCTGCCGCAATCTTCAGAAGTGATGGCACCTAGTCCGATTGCTGATTTGGAAAGTAACCAGATTCTAGCGATTACCAACCAAGGCCGCATGTTGTTGTTCCCAATAAAAGACCTACCTCAATTGAGCAAAGGTAAGGGTAACAAGATCATCAACATTCCTTCCGCGAAGGCTAAAGAGCGTGAAGAGTTTGTATCGCACCTGATGGCTATTCCTGAGAATGCAACGCTGACCATCTACGCGGGTAAACGTAAGCTTGGCTTAAAACCGGCTGACCTTGAAAACTTCCGTGGTGAACGTGGTCGTCGTGGCGGTCTACTGCCAAGAGGCCTACAGCGTGTGACTCGCATTGATATCGAAGAGCCAAGTGAATCGTAA
- the degS gene encoding outer membrane-stress sensor serine endopeptidase DegS has translation MLSFLFRSISLGLVSAALILLAFPSLRLAIVADVTSPKVDNIGSLQISFNQAVRRAAPAVVNIYSRKYAEGDRNKLLTQGLGSGVIVSEKGYIITNFHVVAQADQIVVALQDGRVAAAQLVGSDKRTDIAILRVSGDNLPVIPLNPNYKANVGDVVLAIGNPYNLGQTTTFGIISATGRSSISADGHQAFIQTDAAINEGNSGGALVNSQGELVGINTASFQQATDMETYGISFAIPYPLANKIMEKIIADGRVIRGYIGIDGQDINSVTSRMLGTKNIGGIVVLGIDPNGPAADAGFEAQDIIVSINNNQVNGRQSVMDIVTDLRPGTVIDVGILRQGENKTLKVTIAEDTRL, from the coding sequence ATGCTGTCCTTTCTATTTCGTTCTATTTCCCTTGGACTCGTTTCAGCGGCGCTGATTCTTCTAGCCTTTCCTAGCCTAAGGCTAGCCATTGTTGCAGATGTGACTAGCCCTAAAGTCGATAATATTGGCTCTCTTCAGATTTCATTTAATCAAGCGGTACGCCGCGCTGCGCCTGCTGTAGTGAATATTTACAGCCGTAAATACGCAGAAGGTGATCGTAACAAACTACTGACTCAAGGTTTGGGTTCGGGGGTTATTGTCAGCGAAAAAGGCTATATCATTACCAACTTCCACGTTGTGGCTCAAGCTGACCAAATTGTTGTGGCACTTCAAGACGGCCGAGTAGCTGCAGCACAGTTAGTTGGCTCAGATAAACGTACTGACATCGCGATACTCAGAGTCAGCGGCGACAACCTCCCGGTGATCCCACTCAACCCTAATTACAAAGCCAACGTCGGTGATGTAGTACTAGCTATCGGTAACCCATATAACCTAGGTCAAACCACCACCTTTGGTATCATCTCTGCGACTGGCCGCTCTTCGATCAGCGCTGACGGTCATCAAGCCTTTATTCAGACTGATGCAGCGATCAATGAAGGCAACTCTGGTGGAGCTCTGGTTAACTCTCAGGGTGAGTTAGTCGGCATCAATACCGCCTCTTTCCAACAAGCGACCGACATGGAAACCTACGGTATTTCATTTGCTATCCCCTACCCACTTGCCAATAAAATCATGGAAAAGATCATCGCTGATGGTCGTGTGATCCGTGGTTATATCGGCATCGACGGGCAAGACATCAACTCAGTCACTTCTCGCATGTTGGGTACTAAGAATATCGGTGGGATTGTTGTGTTGGGTATCGATCCAAATGGTCCGGCTGCGGATGCAGGTTTTGAAGCTCAAGATATTATTGTCAGCATCAACAATAATCAGGTAAATGGTCGCCAGAGCGTGATGGATATCGTTACCGATCTACGTCCAGGTACAGTGATCGATGTCGGCATCTTGCGCCAAGGTGAAAACAAGACTCTCAAAGTGACGATTGCTGAAGATACTCGCCTGTAG
- a CDS encoding DegQ family serine endoprotease → MKKPLLALSVLTLSLSSIITPIQATAALPLSVGNEQLPSLAPMLEQVTPAVVSIAVEGKQVQRQQIPEQFQFFFGPEQTRERPFRGLGSGVIIDAKKGHIVTNYHVIDGADDIKVRLHDGREYDAELIGGDQMSDIALLKLEKAKNLTQIKLADSDKLRVGDFTVAIGNPFGLGQTVTSGIVSALGRSGLNLENFENFIQTDAAINSGNSGGALVNLNGELIGINTAILGPNGGNVGIGFAIPSNMMKNLTEQIIDFGEVKRGMLGVQGGEITSELAEALGYESSKGAFVSQVVPDSAADDAGLKAGDIIVSINGKRIDTFSELRAKVATLGAGKEIELGVVRDGKNKTFDVTLGESTNSKTKAEKLHEGLTGAELTNTTSNDPATGVKVSSVAQGSPAEAYQLLKDDIIIGVNRQPVKNLAEFRAIVEKQPGVLALNIQRGDRTIYLVIR, encoded by the coding sequence ATGAAAAAACCTTTGCTTGCTTTATCTGTACTGACTTTAAGCTTAAGTTCAATCATCACCCCCATTCAAGCAACCGCCGCACTACCATTAAGTGTAGGTAATGAACAATTACCAAGCCTTGCGCCTATGCTTGAACAAGTGACCCCCGCTGTGGTTAGTATCGCCGTTGAAGGCAAACAGGTACAACGTCAGCAAATCCCTGAACAATTCCAATTCTTTTTTGGCCCAGAGCAAACACGTGAGCGTCCATTTCGTGGATTAGGCTCAGGCGTGATCATTGACGCCAAGAAAGGCCATATCGTCACCAACTACCATGTAATTGATGGTGCTGACGATATCAAAGTAAGACTTCATGACGGTCGAGAATACGATGCTGAGCTTATCGGCGGTGACCAGATGTCTGATATTGCCCTCTTAAAATTAGAAAAAGCCAAGAACCTGACTCAGATAAAACTCGCAGACTCCGATAAGTTGAGAGTCGGTGATTTCACTGTGGCGATTGGTAACCCATTTGGACTTGGCCAAACCGTGACATCAGGTATCGTTTCTGCACTTGGACGAAGCGGCCTCAACCTCGAAAACTTCGAAAACTTCATTCAAACCGATGCCGCAATCAACAGCGGTAACTCAGGTGGTGCGCTAGTGAACCTAAATGGCGAGCTGATTGGTATCAACACAGCCATTCTTGGCCCTAACGGAGGGAATGTCGGTATCGGCTTTGCAATTCCATCCAACATGATGAAAAACCTAACAGAACAGATTATCGATTTCGGTGAAGTTAAACGCGGCATGCTTGGCGTTCAAGGTGGTGAGATCACCTCAGAGCTTGCAGAGGCATTAGGTTACGAGTCCAGTAAAGGCGCCTTCGTTAGCCAAGTTGTGCCAGACAGTGCCGCTGATGACGCTGGATTAAAAGCGGGTGACATTATCGTCTCTATTAATGGTAAGCGCATCGATACCTTCAGCGAGTTAAGAGCAAAAGTCGCAACGCTCGGTGCAGGCAAAGAGATCGAGTTAGGTGTCGTTCGCGATGGTAAGAATAAAACCTTCGATGTAACGCTGGGTGAGTCAACCAATAGCAAAACCAAAGCCGAGAAGCTTCACGAAGGGCTAACTGGCGCCGAGCTTACCAACACCACTAGCAATGACCCTGCAACAGGCGTGAAAGTATCCAGCGTTGCTCAAGGTTCACCAGCGGAAGCTTATCAACTTCTGAAAGATGACATCATCATTGGAGTAAACCGTCAGCCGGTTAAGAACCTCGCTGAATTTAGAGCGATTGTTGAAAAACAACCAGGCGTATTAGCACTCAATATCCAGCGAGGCGATAGAACCATCTACCTCGTAATTCGATAG
- the zapG gene encoding Z-ring associated protein ZapG produces the protein MPWMYAIAGLLVGVILGVAISRLMTPEYKKQKNVQKELDSAKFALEQQRQELADHFAKSAEMLDTLGKDYTKLYQHMEKTSSELIPNLPEQDNPFVKTAAAHSEKPQEKSANKEAALEEQPKDYANGATGLFTEQKKEIIDAPDVVTAKAS, from the coding sequence ATGCCTTGGATGTATGCCATTGCCGGTTTACTAGTCGGAGTTATTCTAGGGGTCGCTATTTCTCGTCTCATGACACCTGAATACAAGAAGCAAAAGAACGTACAGAAAGAATTAGATAGCGCAAAGTTTGCCCTTGAACAGCAGCGACAAGAGCTGGCTGATCACTTTGCGAAATCAGCAGAGATGTTGGACACCTTAGGTAAGGACTACACAAAACTGTACCAACACATGGAAAAGACCAGCTCTGAGCTGATCCCTAACCTGCCAGAGCAAGACAACCCGTTTGTGAAGACAGCGGCTGCTCATTCAGAAAAGCCACAAGAAAAGTCGGCAAACAAAGAAGCAGCACTGGAAGAGCAACCTAAAGATTACGCGAATGGTGCGACTGGTTTATTTACCGAGCAGAAGAAAGAAATCATTGATGCTCCTGATGTAGTCACTGCAAAAGCATCATAA
- the zapE gene encoding cell division protein ZapE, producing the protein MNPVKKYEQDIKEHGFQRDPAQEQAVKSLDELFHQFQDYVNTPIPQLTRFQKLLGKKPELPTPPKGLYFWGGVGRGKTYLMDTFYDALPTTKKMRVHFHRFMYRVHDELKALGNVSDPLPLVADKLKQEADIICFDEFFVSDITDAMILGTLFQELFARNVILVATSNIPPADLYRNGLQRARFLPAIKLIQDNCHILNVDSGIDYRLRTLEQAEIYHYPLDSQANINLEKYYNQLVGEDKERLKQIEVNHRQLAVIEASDGVLHGTFAQLCQSARSQNDYIELSRVYHTVLLADVLQMGATSDDAARRFIALVDEFYERNVKLIISAEVELENLYTHGQLEFEFKRCQSRLIEMQSHEYLAKEHLS; encoded by the coding sequence ATGAATCCCGTCAAAAAATACGAACAAGATATAAAAGAGCATGGATTTCAAAGAGATCCAGCACAAGAGCAAGCCGTTAAATCTTTAGATGAACTTTTTCATCAGTTCCAAGATTATGTGAATACTCCTATTCCTCAATTGACTCGATTTCAGAAATTGCTCGGTAAAAAGCCAGAGCTACCAACGCCACCTAAAGGGCTCTACTTTTGGGGCGGTGTAGGGCGCGGTAAAACTTATCTGATGGATACGTTCTACGATGCCTTACCGACCACTAAAAAAATGCGAGTGCACTTTCATCGTTTTATGTATCGAGTGCATGACGAATTAAAGGCGCTGGGCAATGTGAGTGATCCTCTGCCTTTGGTTGCTGATAAGTTGAAGCAAGAGGCGGACATTATCTGTTTCGATGAGTTCTTTGTTTCAGATATAACCGACGCGATGATCTTAGGAACCTTATTCCAAGAGTTATTCGCACGAAACGTTATCTTAGTTGCGACCTCAAATATTCCTCCTGCAGACCTGTATCGTAATGGTCTACAACGTGCGCGTTTCTTACCTGCGATTAAGCTGATTCAAGACAACTGTCATATTCTCAATGTAGACAGCGGCATTGATTATCGTCTACGTACCCTAGAGCAGGCTGAGATATATCACTATCCACTCGATAGCCAAGCGAACATCAATCTTGAAAAGTACTACAACCAACTGGTTGGGGAAGATAAAGAGAGACTCAAGCAGATTGAAGTGAATCATCGTCAGTTAGCTGTTATCGAAGCAAGCGATGGCGTGTTGCATGGTACCTTTGCTCAGCTTTGTCAGTCGGCTCGAAGCCAGAATGATTATATTGAACTGTCGCGCGTTTACCACACGGTTCTCTTGGCTGATGTACTGCAAATGGGCGCGACTTCTGATGACGCAGCAAGACGTTTTATCGCACTAGTGGACGAGTTCTATGAGCGCAATGTAAAGCTGATTATTTCTGCGGAAGTAGAGCTTGAAAATTTATATACCCACGGCCAGCTAGAGTTCGAATTTAAACGTTGTCAGTCGCGTTTAATTGAAATGCAGAGCCATGAATATTTAGCAAAAGAGCACTTGAGTTAG
- the rplM gene encoding 50S ribosomal protein L13, giving the protein MKTFVAKPETVKRDWYVVDAEGKTLGRLASEIASRLRGKHKAEYTPHVDTGDYIIVVNAEKVAVTGNKAKGKVYYRHSEFPGGLKSITFEKLIDKKPEMVLELAVKGMLPRGPLGRAMYRKLKVYAGAEHNHVAQQPQVLDI; this is encoded by the coding sequence ATGAAAACTTTCGTTGCTAAACCAGAAACTGTAAAACGCGACTGGTATGTTGTAGACGCTGAAGGTAAAACTCTTGGTCGTCTAGCAAGTGAAATCGCTTCTCGCCTTCGTGGTAAGCACAAAGCAGAATACACTCCTCACGTAGACACTGGTGATTACATCATCGTTGTTAACGCTGAGAAAGTTGCTGTAACTGGTAACAAAGCTAAGGGTAAGGTTTACTACCGTCACTCTGAGTTCCCAGGTGGTCTTAAGTCTATCACTTTCGAAAAGCTGATCGACAAGAAACCAGAAATGGTTCTAGAACTAGCTGTTAAAGGTATGCTTCCACGTGGTCCTCTAGGCCGCGCTATGTACCGTAAGCTAAAAGTATACGCTGGTGCTGAGCACAACCATGTTGCTCAACAACCACAAGTACTAGACATCTAA
- the rpsI gene encoding 30S ribosomal protein S9, which produces MAENQYYGTGRRKSSAARVFIKPGSGEIVINKRSLDVYFGRPTSRMVVKQPLELVELTEKLDLYITVSGGGISGQAGAIRHGITRALMEYDETLRPALRAAGYVTRDARCVERKKVGLRKARRKPQFSKR; this is translated from the coding sequence ATGGCAGAGAATCAATACTACGGCACTGGTCGTCGCAAAAGCTCAGCAGCTCGTGTTTTCATCAAACCAGGTTCTGGTGAGATCGTAATCAACAAGCGTAGCCTTGATGTTTACTTCGGTCGTCCAACTTCTCGTATGGTTGTTAAGCAACCTCTTGAGCTAGTTGAACTAACTGAGAAACTTGACCTTTACATCACTGTTTCTGGTGGTGGTATTTCTGGTCAAGCTGGCGCAATTCGCCACGGTATCACTCGCGCTCTTATGGAGTACGATGAAACTCTACGTCCTGCTCTACGTGCAGCTGGCTACGTTACTCGTGACGCTCGTTGCGTTGAACGTAAGAAAGTTGGTCTACGTAAAGCACGTCGTAAACCTCAATTCTCTAAGCGTTAA
- the petA gene encoding ubiquinol-cytochrome c reductase iron-sulfur subunit: MSNAPLNNGRRRFLTATTAVVGGLGAAAVAVPFIKSWNPSAKAKAAGAPVEVEVSKLEPGQMVRVEWQGKPVWVVRRAESVLENLKSIGGQLRDPQSETEQQPEYAQNEFRSIKPEFFVAVGFCTHLGCSPTYLPDSFAEQVQGVKSGFFCPCHGSKFDMAGRVFQGVPAPLNLVVPKHMYLSDTKILIGIDEGDA; this comes from the coding sequence ATGAGCAACGCGCCTTTAAATAACGGTCGCAGGCGTTTCTTAACCGCAACAACAGCCGTTGTTGGTGGTTTGGGAGCTGCTGCTGTAGCCGTGCCTTTTATTAAATCATGGAATCCGAGTGCCAAGGCGAAAGCTGCGGGTGCACCGGTGGAAGTGGAAGTCAGCAAGTTAGAACCGGGACAAATGGTTCGTGTCGAGTGGCAAGGTAAACCTGTCTGGGTTGTACGCCGTGCTGAGTCGGTACTAGAAAACCTAAAATCTATCGGTGGTCAACTTCGTGATCCTCAATCTGAAACTGAACAACAACCAGAATACGCACAGAACGAATTCCGTTCAATTAAGCCGGAATTCTTCGTTGCTGTTGGTTTCTGTACGCACTTAGGTTGTTCTCCGACTTATCTACCAGATTCTTTCGCAGAACAAGTACAAGGTGTTAAGTCTGGTTTCTTCTGTCCGTGTCATGGTTCGAAATTTGATATGGCTGGTCGAGTATTCCAAGGCGTGCCTGCACCATTGAACCTTGTTGTGCCAAAGCATATGTATTTAAGCGACACCAAGATCCTGATCGGTATTGACGAGGGAGATGCATAA
- a CDS encoding cytochrome b, translated as MQGLLDWVEKRIPAMNAYKKHLSEYPMPKNFNFWYLFGSLAMLVLVNQILTGIWLTMNYVPSGDGAFASVEYIMRDVEYGWLLRYMHSTGASAFFVVIYLHMFRGLIYGSYQKPRELLWIFGMLIFLVLMAEAFMGYLLPWGQMSYWGAQVIISLFGAIPVIGDDLTLWIRGDYIISGATLNRFFALHVIALPIVLLLLIVLHVLALHEVGSNNPDGIETKLPKGTMGDGYKTQFPFHKDYTKKYDIIDSIPFHPYGTVKDMVGVAGFLFLFCYVLFFNPEMGGYFLEPPNFEAANPLKTPEHIAPVWYFTPFYAVLRAVPDKLLGVVAMGASIVVLFLLPWFDRCKVRSYRYRSKLHLINIIQFTISFIALGVLGALPATPTYTLLAQIFSLGYFMFFVLLWFYSKNEATKPLPERVTFK; from the coding sequence ATGCAAGGACTACTAGACTGGGTTGAAAAACGTATACCCGCGATGAATGCTTACAAAAAGCACTTATCTGAATACCCAATGCCTAAGAACTTTAACTTTTGGTACCTTTTCGGTTCTTTGGCAATGTTGGTATTGGTTAACCAAATCCTGACTGGTATTTGGTTAACAATGAACTACGTACCGTCTGGTGATGGTGCGTTTGCTTCAGTTGAATACATCATGCGTGACGTAGAATACGGTTGGTTACTACGTTACATGCACTCGACGGGTGCTTCGGCATTCTTCGTAGTTATCTACCTGCACATGTTCCGTGGTCTAATCTACGGTTCTTACCAAAAACCTCGTGAGTTACTTTGGATCTTCGGTATGTTGATCTTCTTGGTGCTTATGGCCGAGGCTTTCATGGGTTACCTACTCCCATGGGGTCAAATGTCTTACTGGGGTGCTCAGGTAATCATTTCTCTGTTTGGTGCGATTCCTGTTATCGGTGATGACCTAACGCTTTGGATCCGTGGTGATTACATCATCTCTGGTGCAACGTTGAACCGTTTCTTCGCACTGCACGTTATCGCGCTACCAATCGTACTTCTACTGCTTATCGTACTTCACGTACTAGCACTGCACGAGGTTGGTTCGAATAACCCAGACGGTATCGAGACTAAACTTCCTAAGGGTACAATGGGCGACGGCTACAAAACTCAGTTCCCATTCCACAAGGATTATACGAAGAAATACGACATCATCGACTCTATTCCTTTCCACCCATACGGGACTGTGAAAGATATGGTAGGTGTTGCTGGTTTTCTATTCTTGTTCTGTTACGTGCTGTTCTTCAACCCTGAAATGGGTGGATATTTCCTTGAGCCGCCTAACTTTGAAGCTGCGAACCCACTGAAGACACCTGAGCACATCGCTCCTGTATGGTACTTTACGCCTTTCTACGCAGTCCTACGTGCGGTTCCTGACAAGCTGCTAGGTGTTGTAGCGATGGGCGCATCAATTGTTGTGCTATTCCTACTACCGTGGTTTGACCGTTGTAAAGTACGTTCGTACCGTTACCGTAGCAAATTGCATTTGATCAATATCATCCAATTCACAATAAGCTTTATTGCGCTTGGTGTACTTGGTGCGCTTCCAGCAACGCCAACTTACACGCTACTAGCACAAATCTTTAGCTTAGGTTACTTCATGTTCTTCGTTCTACTGTGGTTCTACAGTAAAAATGAAGCGACGAAACCATTACCAGAAAGGGTGACATTCAAATGA
- a CDS encoding cytochrome c1, whose amino-acid sequence MKKWIVILFAMLPSLAMAAGANVPLDKANNDLTDKASLQNGAKMFMNYCFGCHSTQYQRYERVANDLEIPVDLMKENLIFDPEAKIGSLMVNAMPSEQAASWFGAPPPDLTLVARVRGADWLYTYLRTFYEDPSRPFGVNNIVFPSVGMPHVLEELQGIPTPIYDTHIVDGEEVTVVVATETDGSGELSAGEYDEAVRDLVNFLVYSGDPVQLERHALGWWVMAFLVIFTIIVILLKKEYWRDVH is encoded by the coding sequence ATGAAAAAGTGGATTGTAATTTTATTCGCTATGTTGCCGTCTTTGGCGATGGCAGCGGGTGCAAACGTACCATTAGACAAAGCGAACAATGACTTAACGGACAAAGCCTCATTGCAAAATGGCGCTAAGATGTTCATGAACTACTGTTTCGGTTGTCACTCGACGCAGTACCAACGTTATGAACGTGTTGCGAATGACTTAGAGATCCCTGTAGATCTAATGAAAGAAAATCTGATTTTCGACCCTGAAGCGAAAATTGGTAGCTTAATGGTTAATGCGATGCCTTCTGAGCAAGCGGCAAGTTGGTTTGGTGCTCCGCCACCAGATCTAACTTTGGTTGCTCGTGTTCGTGGGGCAGATTGGCTATACACGTACCTTCGTACTTTCTATGAAGACCCGTCTCGTCCATTTGGCGTGAACAACATTGTTTTCCCAAGTGTTGGTATGCCGCACGTTCTTGAAGAGCTGCAAGGTATCCCTACACCAATCTACGATACTCACATTGTAGATGGCGAAGAAGTAACAGTGGTTGTTGCTACTGAGACTGATGGCTCTGGTGAACTAAGTGCTGGTGAATACGATGAAGCGGTTCGCGACCTAGTTAACTTCCTAGTTTACTCGGGCGACCCTGTTCAACTTGAGCGTCATGCTCTGGGTTGGTGGGTAATGGCTTTCTTAGTAATCTTCACTATCATTGTGATTCTGCTGAAGAAAGAGTATTGGCGTGATGTGCACTAA
- the sspA gene encoding stringent starvation protein SspA — translation MAVAANKRSVMTLFSSASDMYSHQVRIVLAEKGVSVEVELVDEKNLPAELVELNPYKSVPTLVDRELALYDSKIIMEYLDERFPHPPLMPVYPVARGNSRLMMYRIERNWYSVAEKIVKGNAEESEAARTKLRNDLLTLAPIFAEYEYFMSEEFSLIDCYLAPLLWRLPELGIELIGPGSKELKVYMNRVFERDSFLASLTEAEREMRLVR, via the coding sequence ATGGCTGTAGCTGCCAATAAACGTTCTGTAATGACTCTTTTCTCAAGTGCTTCTGATATGTATAGCCATCAGGTGCGCATCGTTCTTGCTGAAAAAGGCGTAAGTGTTGAAGTTGAGTTGGTTGATGAAAAAAATCTTCCAGCAGAGCTTGTTGAACTGAACCCGTACAAATCAGTACCAACTCTTGTTGATCGTGAGCTTGCTCTTTACGACTCTAAGATCATCATGGAATACCTAGATGAGCGTTTTCCTCATCCACCATTGATGCCTGTATACCCGGTTGCTCGTGGTAATAGCCGTCTAATGATGTACCGTATTGAGCGCAACTGGTACTCAGTTGCAGAGAAGATCGTTAAAGGCAACGCTGAAGAATCTGAAGCGGCACGTACTAAACTACGTAACGATCTACTGACTCTAGCTCCTATCTTCGCAGAGTACGAGTACTTCATGAGCGAAGAATTCAGCCTAATCGATTGCTACCTTGCTCCGCTACTATGGCGTTTACCTGAGCTTGGTATCGAGCTAATTGGCCCGGGTTCTAAAGAACTTAAAGTTTACATGAACCGCGTATTTGAACGTGATTCATTCCTAGCTTCTTTAACGGAAGCTGAGCGCGAGATGCGACTAGTTCGCTAA